The proteins below are encoded in one region of Oncorhynchus masou masou isolate Uvic2021 chromosome 15, UVic_Omas_1.1, whole genome shotgun sequence:
- the LOC135555782 gene encoding F-box/LRR-repeat protein 19-like isoform X2 has product MLSNMKEEDYSAGKRMELTAEGMSGSKALGGARRRRTRCRRCQACMRTECGECHFCKDMKKFGGPGRMKQSCLLRQCTAPVLPHTAVCFSCGEAGKEDTVDTEEEKFSLSLMECTICNEIIHPSCLKMGKAEGIINDEIPNCWECPKCHKEGKTSKDGGDGSGKRRMDNGEVGRWKLTDDPPPTKKKPPSLDDGGRQDGHKRKKEKELPQDSGPKKKKQKPNVSETAESNGPNSSTGGGQGSGGGSNSTQSPTSTASQDQRSHHREKLERFKRMCQLLERVRESSSSSSSSSESDSESDSDSPSGSDGRRGSEPSSPVLVTYSNSARERNRERDRERDRRLAELGFSASEDSEGEGSVKEEEEAVEEQVVGDKPRRRGEGPPRGRKGLTTDGNDEESGERSRKSTPLPPPSPLSSTQPPPSSGHGPSPGSEGFSGKRSNGSETRNGRTRAGVRDRETQEKENANNSSGGSVANHRHGTGKGNKGSKIRSNKQTGSQPTSRNSSNSSASTATSTSNGGGGGLLSPGSNSSGGMSALAASPRSQPSRMAPRSQMMKRSPPAVPSPPRPVQMERHLVRPPPACPEPHCLPLDSGSSHVMPRDVWLHVFQHLSQRELCVCMRVCRTWSRWCCDKRLWNQIDLSRQRSITPPMLSGIIRRQPVSLNLGYTNISKKQLMWLINRLQGLLELNVSGCPWSSVSALCQAACPCLRLLDLSRIEDMKDSHLRELLAPPADTRTAHGESRGGRFQNVTELRLAGLDLTDVTSRLLVRYLPHLTKLDLSQCGNITDQTIHTLTSPMSPLKDSLTHLNLAGCVKVTEQCLPLLRRCASLQSADLRSCTLLTPDACQLLSFPCPDDRVLLKNS; this is encoded by the exons ATGCTGAGCAATATGAAAGAGGAAGATTATAGTGCAGGGAAGCGAATGGAG ttgACTGCAGAGGGGATGTCAGGCAGTAAGGCTCTGGGAGGGGCACGGCGGCGGCGGACGCGGTGCCGACGCTGTCAGGCCTGCATGCGGACAGAGTGCGGCGAGTGCCACTTCTGCAAGGACATGAAAAAGTTTGGCGGGCCCGGAAGGATGAAGCAGTCCTGTCTGCTCCGACAGTGCACAGCG CCTGTGTTGCCCCACACAGCGGTGTGCTTCTCGTGTGGGGAGGCGGGGAAGGAGGACACGGTAGACACAGAAGAAGAGAAGTTTAGCCTCTCTCTGATGGAGTGTACCATCTGCAACGAGATCATCCACCCCAGCTGCCTCAAG ATGGGTAAAGCAGAAGGCATCATAAACGATGAGATCCCGAATTGTTGGGAGTGTCCAAAATGCCATAAGGAAGGCAAGACCAGTAAG GACGGGGGTGATGGCTCAGGGAAGAGGCGGATGGACAACGGGGAGGTGGGCCGATGGAAGCTGACCGACGATCCTCCGCCCACCAAAAAGAAACCCCCCTCTTTAGATGACGGGGGGCGGCAGGACGGTCAcaagaggaagaaggagaaggagctTCCCCAGGACAGCGGCCCCAAAAAGAAG AAACAGAAGCCTAACGTGTCAGAGACTGCAGAGTCCAATGGGCCCAACTCCTCCACCGGGGGCGGCCAGGGTTCCGGAGGGGGTTCCAACTCCACGCAGTCCCCCACCTCTACGGCCAGCCAGGACCAGCGCTCGCACCACCGTGAGAAATTGGAGCGCTTCAAGCGCATGTGCCAGCTCCTTGAGCGTGTCCGCGAGTCCAGCTCATCGAGCTCGTCAAGTTCTGAGTCTGACTCGGAGTCCGACTCTGACTCGCCTTCCGGTTCAGATGGCCGGCGCGGCTCTGAACCGTCCTCCCCCGTACTCGTCACTTATAGCAACAGTGCAAGGGAGCGCAACCGGGAacgggacagggagagggacaggaggctGGCGGAGCTGGGCTTCAGTGCCAGTGAGGACTCTGAGGGAGAGGGAAGtgttaaagaggaggaggaggcggtgGAGGAGCAGGTTGTGGGAGACAAGCCTCGGCGTAGAGGGGAGGGACCTCCACGGGGCCGCAAGGGGCTTACGACGGACGGGAATGatgaggagagtggggagaggagtcGGAAGTCTACCCCATTGCCTCcaccctccccactctcctccacccagcctcCACCTTCCTCCGGCCACGGCCCCTCGCCAGGTTCCGAGGGATTCTCTGGTAAGCGCAGCAACGGCTCTGAGACGCGCAATGGACGGACACGGGCGGGGGTGAGGGACCGGGAGACTCAAGAGAAGGAGAACGCCAACAACAGCAGCGGAGGCTCGGTGGCCAACCACCGACACGGAACTGGCAAGGGCAACAAGGGCAGCAAGATCCGTAGCAACAAGCAAACAGGGTCCCAACCAACATCGAGGAACAGTAGCAACTCTTCCGCTTCTACTGCCACTTCCACATccaatgggggagggggggggctgcTGAGCCCAGGCAGCAACTCCTCAGGGGGCATGTCAGCCCTCGCCGCCTCACCCCGGTCACAGCCGTCCCGGATGGCTCCACGTTCGCAGATGATGAAACGCAGCCCCCCTGCTGTGCCCTCGCCTCCCCGGCCTGTTCAGATGGAGCGGCACTTGGTGCGGCCACCACCCGCCTGCCCCGAGCCccactgcctgcccctggacagCGGCTCCTCCCACGTGATGCCCCGCGACGTCTGGCTCCACGTCTTCCAGCACCTCAGCCAGAGGGAGCTGTGCGTCTGCATGCGGGTCTGTCGGACATGGAGCCGGTG GTGCTGTGATAAGAGATTGTGGAATCAGATTGACCTCAGCCGGCAGCGCTCTATCACCCCTCCTATGCTGAGTGGTATAATCCGCAGGCAACCAGTCTCCCTTAACCTGGGCTATACCAACATCTCGAAGAAGCAGCTCATGTGGCTTATCAACCGTCTACAAG GTCTACTGGAGCTGAATGTGTCAGGCTGTCCCTGGTCCTCTGTGTCGGCCCTGTGTCAGGCTGCTTGTCCCTGCCTGCGTCTGCTCGACCTCAGCCGGATAGAAGACATGAAGGACTCTCACCTGAGGGAGCTCCTGGCGCCCCCTGCTGACACTCGGACAG CTCATGGCGAGAGCAGAGGGGGGCGGTTCCAGAACGTAACAGAGCTGCGATTGGCTGGGCTGGACTTGACAGATGTCACGTCCCGCCTGTTGGTGCGCTACCTGCCCCACTTGACCAAGCTGGACCTGAGTCAGTGTGGCAACATCACGGACCAGACCATCCACACACTGACCTCTCCCATGTCTCCACTGAAAGATAGCCTCACCCACCTCAACCTGGCAG GCTGTGTGAAGGTGACTGAGCAGTGCCTGCCCCTGTTGCGCCGCTGTGCCTCCCTGCAGAGCGCTGACTTGCGCTCCTGCACCTTGCTCACCCCTGATGCCTGTcagctcctctccttcccttgcCCTGATGATAGAGTGCTGCTCAAGAACAGCTAA
- the LOC135555782 gene encoding F-box/LRR-repeat protein 19-like isoform X3, which yields MSGSKALGGARRRRTRCRRCQACMRTECGECHFCKDMKKFGGPGRMKQSCLLRQCTAPVLPHTAVCFSCGEAGKEDTVDTEEEKFSLSLMECTICNEIIHPSCLKMGKAEGIINDEIPNCWECPKCHKEGKTSKDGGDGSGKRRMDNGEVGRWKLTDDPPPTKKKPPSLDDGGRQDGHKRKKEKELPQDSGPKKKMKGAHEKRLKKKQKPNVSETAESNGPNSSTGGGQGSGGGSNSTQSPTSTASQDQRSHHREKLERFKRMCQLLERVRESSSSSSSSSESDSESDSDSPSGSDGRRGSEPSSPVLVTYSNSARERNRERDRERDRRLAELGFSASEDSEGEGSVKEEEEAVEEQVVGDKPRRRGEGPPRGRKGLTTDGNDEESGERSRKSTPLPPPSPLSSTQPPPSSGHGPSPGSEGFSGKRSNGSETRNGRTRAGVRDRETQEKENANNSSGGSVANHRHGTGKGNKGSKIRSNKQTGSQPTSRNSSNSSASTATSTSNGGGGGLLSPGSNSSGGMSALAASPRSQPSRMAPRSQMMKRSPPAVPSPPRPVQMERHLVRPPPACPEPHCLPLDSGSSHVMPRDVWLHVFQHLSQRELCVCMRVCRTWSRWCCDKRLWNQIDLSRQRSITPPMLSGIIRRQPVSLNLGYTNISKKQLMWLINRLQGLLELNVSGCPWSSVSALCQAACPCLRLLDLSRIEDMKDSHLRELLAPPADTRTAHGESRGGRFQNVTELRLAGLDLTDVTSRLLVRYLPHLTKLDLSQCGNITDQTIHTLTSPMSPLKDSLTHLNLAGCVKVTEQCLPLLRRCASLQSADLRSCTLLTPDACQLLSFPCPDDRVLLKNS from the exons ATGTCAGGCAGTAAGGCTCTGGGAGGGGCACGGCGGCGGCGGACGCGGTGCCGACGCTGTCAGGCCTGCATGCGGACAGAGTGCGGCGAGTGCCACTTCTGCAAGGACATGAAAAAGTTTGGCGGGCCCGGAAGGATGAAGCAGTCCTGTCTGCTCCGACAGTGCACAGCG CCTGTGTTGCCCCACACAGCGGTGTGCTTCTCGTGTGGGGAGGCGGGGAAGGAGGACACGGTAGACACAGAAGAAGAGAAGTTTAGCCTCTCTCTGATGGAGTGTACCATCTGCAACGAGATCATCCACCCCAGCTGCCTCAAG ATGGGTAAAGCAGAAGGCATCATAAACGATGAGATCCCGAATTGTTGGGAGTGTCCAAAATGCCATAAGGAAGGCAAGACCAGTAAG GACGGGGGTGATGGCTCAGGGAAGAGGCGGATGGACAACGGGGAGGTGGGCCGATGGAAGCTGACCGACGATCCTCCGCCCACCAAAAAGAAACCCCCCTCTTTAGATGACGGGGGGCGGCAGGACGGTCAcaagaggaagaaggagaaggagctTCCCCAGGACAGCGGCCCCAAAAAGAAG ATGAAAGGGGCGCATGAAAAACGCTTGAAAAAG AAACAGAAGCCTAACGTGTCAGAGACTGCAGAGTCCAATGGGCCCAACTCCTCCACCGGGGGCGGCCAGGGTTCCGGAGGGGGTTCCAACTCCACGCAGTCCCCCACCTCTACGGCCAGCCAGGACCAGCGCTCGCACCACCGTGAGAAATTGGAGCGCTTCAAGCGCATGTGCCAGCTCCTTGAGCGTGTCCGCGAGTCCAGCTCATCGAGCTCGTCAAGTTCTGAGTCTGACTCGGAGTCCGACTCTGACTCGCCTTCCGGTTCAGATGGCCGGCGCGGCTCTGAACCGTCCTCCCCCGTACTCGTCACTTATAGCAACAGTGCAAGGGAGCGCAACCGGGAacgggacagggagagggacaggaggctGGCGGAGCTGGGCTTCAGTGCCAGTGAGGACTCTGAGGGAGAGGGAAGtgttaaagaggaggaggaggcggtgGAGGAGCAGGTTGTGGGAGACAAGCCTCGGCGTAGAGGGGAGGGACCTCCACGGGGCCGCAAGGGGCTTACGACGGACGGGAATGatgaggagagtggggagaggagtcGGAAGTCTACCCCATTGCCTCcaccctccccactctcctccacccagcctcCACCTTCCTCCGGCCACGGCCCCTCGCCAGGTTCCGAGGGATTCTCTGGTAAGCGCAGCAACGGCTCTGAGACGCGCAATGGACGGACACGGGCGGGGGTGAGGGACCGGGAGACTCAAGAGAAGGAGAACGCCAACAACAGCAGCGGAGGCTCGGTGGCCAACCACCGACACGGAACTGGCAAGGGCAACAAGGGCAGCAAGATCCGTAGCAACAAGCAAACAGGGTCCCAACCAACATCGAGGAACAGTAGCAACTCTTCCGCTTCTACTGCCACTTCCACATccaatgggggagggggggggctgcTGAGCCCAGGCAGCAACTCCTCAGGGGGCATGTCAGCCCTCGCCGCCTCACCCCGGTCACAGCCGTCCCGGATGGCTCCACGTTCGCAGATGATGAAACGCAGCCCCCCTGCTGTGCCCTCGCCTCCCCGGCCTGTTCAGATGGAGCGGCACTTGGTGCGGCCACCACCCGCCTGCCCCGAGCCccactgcctgcccctggacagCGGCTCCTCCCACGTGATGCCCCGCGACGTCTGGCTCCACGTCTTCCAGCACCTCAGCCAGAGGGAGCTGTGCGTCTGCATGCGGGTCTGTCGGACATGGAGCCGGTG GTGCTGTGATAAGAGATTGTGGAATCAGATTGACCTCAGCCGGCAGCGCTCTATCACCCCTCCTATGCTGAGTGGTATAATCCGCAGGCAACCAGTCTCCCTTAACCTGGGCTATACCAACATCTCGAAGAAGCAGCTCATGTGGCTTATCAACCGTCTACAAG GTCTACTGGAGCTGAATGTGTCAGGCTGTCCCTGGTCCTCTGTGTCGGCCCTGTGTCAGGCTGCTTGTCCCTGCCTGCGTCTGCTCGACCTCAGCCGGATAGAAGACATGAAGGACTCTCACCTGAGGGAGCTCCTGGCGCCCCCTGCTGACACTCGGACAG CTCATGGCGAGAGCAGAGGGGGGCGGTTCCAGAACGTAACAGAGCTGCGATTGGCTGGGCTGGACTTGACAGATGTCACGTCCCGCCTGTTGGTGCGCTACCTGCCCCACTTGACCAAGCTGGACCTGAGTCAGTGTGGCAACATCACGGACCAGACCATCCACACACTGACCTCTCCCATGTCTCCACTGAAAGATAGCCTCACCCACCTCAACCTGGCAG GCTGTGTGAAGGTGACTGAGCAGTGCCTGCCCCTGTTGCGCCGCTGTGCCTCCCTGCAGAGCGCTGACTTGCGCTCCTGCACCTTGCTCACCCCTGATGCCTGTcagctcctctccttcccttgcCCTGATGATAGAGTGCTGCTCAAGAACAGCTAA
- the LOC135555782 gene encoding F-box/LRR-repeat protein 19-like isoform X1: MLSNMKEEDYSAGKRMELTAEGMSGSKALGGARRRRTRCRRCQACMRTECGECHFCKDMKKFGGPGRMKQSCLLRQCTAPVLPHTAVCFSCGEAGKEDTVDTEEEKFSLSLMECTICNEIIHPSCLKMGKAEGIINDEIPNCWECPKCHKEGKTSKDGGDGSGKRRMDNGEVGRWKLTDDPPPTKKKPPSLDDGGRQDGHKRKKEKELPQDSGPKKKMKGAHEKRLKKKQKPNVSETAESNGPNSSTGGGQGSGGGSNSTQSPTSTASQDQRSHHREKLERFKRMCQLLERVRESSSSSSSSSESDSESDSDSPSGSDGRRGSEPSSPVLVTYSNSARERNRERDRERDRRLAELGFSASEDSEGEGSVKEEEEAVEEQVVGDKPRRRGEGPPRGRKGLTTDGNDEESGERSRKSTPLPPPSPLSSTQPPPSSGHGPSPGSEGFSGKRSNGSETRNGRTRAGVRDRETQEKENANNSSGGSVANHRHGTGKGNKGSKIRSNKQTGSQPTSRNSSNSSASTATSTSNGGGGGLLSPGSNSSGGMSALAASPRSQPSRMAPRSQMMKRSPPAVPSPPRPVQMERHLVRPPPACPEPHCLPLDSGSSHVMPRDVWLHVFQHLSQRELCVCMRVCRTWSRWCCDKRLWNQIDLSRQRSITPPMLSGIIRRQPVSLNLGYTNISKKQLMWLINRLQGLLELNVSGCPWSSVSALCQAACPCLRLLDLSRIEDMKDSHLRELLAPPADTRTAHGESRGGRFQNVTELRLAGLDLTDVTSRLLVRYLPHLTKLDLSQCGNITDQTIHTLTSPMSPLKDSLTHLNLAGCVKVTEQCLPLLRRCASLQSADLRSCTLLTPDACQLLSFPCPDDRVLLKNS, from the exons ATGCTGAGCAATATGAAAGAGGAAGATTATAGTGCAGGGAAGCGAATGGAG ttgACTGCAGAGGGGATGTCAGGCAGTAAGGCTCTGGGAGGGGCACGGCGGCGGCGGACGCGGTGCCGACGCTGTCAGGCCTGCATGCGGACAGAGTGCGGCGAGTGCCACTTCTGCAAGGACATGAAAAAGTTTGGCGGGCCCGGAAGGATGAAGCAGTCCTGTCTGCTCCGACAGTGCACAGCG CCTGTGTTGCCCCACACAGCGGTGTGCTTCTCGTGTGGGGAGGCGGGGAAGGAGGACACGGTAGACACAGAAGAAGAGAAGTTTAGCCTCTCTCTGATGGAGTGTACCATCTGCAACGAGATCATCCACCCCAGCTGCCTCAAG ATGGGTAAAGCAGAAGGCATCATAAACGATGAGATCCCGAATTGTTGGGAGTGTCCAAAATGCCATAAGGAAGGCAAGACCAGTAAG GACGGGGGTGATGGCTCAGGGAAGAGGCGGATGGACAACGGGGAGGTGGGCCGATGGAAGCTGACCGACGATCCTCCGCCCACCAAAAAGAAACCCCCCTCTTTAGATGACGGGGGGCGGCAGGACGGTCAcaagaggaagaaggagaaggagctTCCCCAGGACAGCGGCCCCAAAAAGAAG ATGAAAGGGGCGCATGAAAAACGCTTGAAAAAG AAACAGAAGCCTAACGTGTCAGAGACTGCAGAGTCCAATGGGCCCAACTCCTCCACCGGGGGCGGCCAGGGTTCCGGAGGGGGTTCCAACTCCACGCAGTCCCCCACCTCTACGGCCAGCCAGGACCAGCGCTCGCACCACCGTGAGAAATTGGAGCGCTTCAAGCGCATGTGCCAGCTCCTTGAGCGTGTCCGCGAGTCCAGCTCATCGAGCTCGTCAAGTTCTGAGTCTGACTCGGAGTCCGACTCTGACTCGCCTTCCGGTTCAGATGGCCGGCGCGGCTCTGAACCGTCCTCCCCCGTACTCGTCACTTATAGCAACAGTGCAAGGGAGCGCAACCGGGAacgggacagggagagggacaggaggctGGCGGAGCTGGGCTTCAGTGCCAGTGAGGACTCTGAGGGAGAGGGAAGtgttaaagaggaggaggaggcggtgGAGGAGCAGGTTGTGGGAGACAAGCCTCGGCGTAGAGGGGAGGGACCTCCACGGGGCCGCAAGGGGCTTACGACGGACGGGAATGatgaggagagtggggagaggagtcGGAAGTCTACCCCATTGCCTCcaccctccccactctcctccacccagcctcCACCTTCCTCCGGCCACGGCCCCTCGCCAGGTTCCGAGGGATTCTCTGGTAAGCGCAGCAACGGCTCTGAGACGCGCAATGGACGGACACGGGCGGGGGTGAGGGACCGGGAGACTCAAGAGAAGGAGAACGCCAACAACAGCAGCGGAGGCTCGGTGGCCAACCACCGACACGGAACTGGCAAGGGCAACAAGGGCAGCAAGATCCGTAGCAACAAGCAAACAGGGTCCCAACCAACATCGAGGAACAGTAGCAACTCTTCCGCTTCTACTGCCACTTCCACATccaatgggggagggggggggctgcTGAGCCCAGGCAGCAACTCCTCAGGGGGCATGTCAGCCCTCGCCGCCTCACCCCGGTCACAGCCGTCCCGGATGGCTCCACGTTCGCAGATGATGAAACGCAGCCCCCCTGCTGTGCCCTCGCCTCCCCGGCCTGTTCAGATGGAGCGGCACTTGGTGCGGCCACCACCCGCCTGCCCCGAGCCccactgcctgcccctggacagCGGCTCCTCCCACGTGATGCCCCGCGACGTCTGGCTCCACGTCTTCCAGCACCTCAGCCAGAGGGAGCTGTGCGTCTGCATGCGGGTCTGTCGGACATGGAGCCGGTG GTGCTGTGATAAGAGATTGTGGAATCAGATTGACCTCAGCCGGCAGCGCTCTATCACCCCTCCTATGCTGAGTGGTATAATCCGCAGGCAACCAGTCTCCCTTAACCTGGGCTATACCAACATCTCGAAGAAGCAGCTCATGTGGCTTATCAACCGTCTACAAG GTCTACTGGAGCTGAATGTGTCAGGCTGTCCCTGGTCCTCTGTGTCGGCCCTGTGTCAGGCTGCTTGTCCCTGCCTGCGTCTGCTCGACCTCAGCCGGATAGAAGACATGAAGGACTCTCACCTGAGGGAGCTCCTGGCGCCCCCTGCTGACACTCGGACAG CTCATGGCGAGAGCAGAGGGGGGCGGTTCCAGAACGTAACAGAGCTGCGATTGGCTGGGCTGGACTTGACAGATGTCACGTCCCGCCTGTTGGTGCGCTACCTGCCCCACTTGACCAAGCTGGACCTGAGTCAGTGTGGCAACATCACGGACCAGACCATCCACACACTGACCTCTCCCATGTCTCCACTGAAAGATAGCCTCACCCACCTCAACCTGGCAG GCTGTGTGAAGGTGACTGAGCAGTGCCTGCCCCTGTTGCGCCGCTGTGCCTCCCTGCAGAGCGCTGACTTGCGCTCCTGCACCTTGCTCACCCCTGATGCCTGTcagctcctctccttcccttgcCCTGATGATAGAGTGCTGCTCAAGAACAGCTAA
- the LOC135555782 gene encoding F-box/LRR-repeat protein 19-like isoform X4: protein MLSNMKEEDYSAGKRMELTAEGMSGSKALGGARRRRTRCRRCQACMRTECGECHFCKDMKKFGGPGRMKQSCLLRQCTAPVLPHTAVCFSCGEAGKEDTVDTEEEKFSLSLMECTICNEIIHPSCLKMGKAEGIINDEIPNCWECPKCHKEGKTSKDGGDGSGKRRMDNGEVGRWKLTDDPPPTKKKPPSLDDGGRQDGHKRKKEKELPQDSGPKKKMKGAHEKRLKKKQKPNVSETAESNGPNSSTGGGQGSGGGSNSTQSPTSTASQDQRSHHREKLERFKRMCQLLERVRESSSSSSSSSESDSESDSDSPSGSDGRRGSEPSSPVLVTYSNSARERNRERDRERDRRLAELGFSASEDSEGEGSVKEEEEAVEEQVVGDKPRRRGEGPPRGRKGLTTDGNDEESGERSRKSTPLPPPSPLSSTQPPPSSGHGPSPGSEGFSGKRSNGSETRNGRTRAGVRDRETQEKENANNSSGGSVANHRHGTGKGNKGSKIRSNKQTGSQPTSRNSSNSSASTATSTSNGGGGGLLSPGSNSSGGMSALAASPRSQPSRMAPRSQMMKRSPPAVPSPPRPVQMERHLVRPPPACPEPHCLPLDSGSSHVMPRDVWLHVFQHLSQRELCVCMRVCRTWSRWCCDKRLWNQIDLSRQRSITPPMLSGIIRRQPVSLNLGYTNISKKQLMWLINRLQGLLELNVSGCPWSSVSALCQAACPCLRLLDLSRIEDMKDSHLRELLAPPADTRTAHGESRGGRFQNVTELRLAGLDLTDVTSRLLVRYLPHLTKLDLSQCGNITDQTIHTLTSPMSPLKDSLTHLNLAGKDYTVN, encoded by the exons ATGCTGAGCAATATGAAAGAGGAAGATTATAGTGCAGGGAAGCGAATGGAG ttgACTGCAGAGGGGATGTCAGGCAGTAAGGCTCTGGGAGGGGCACGGCGGCGGCGGACGCGGTGCCGACGCTGTCAGGCCTGCATGCGGACAGAGTGCGGCGAGTGCCACTTCTGCAAGGACATGAAAAAGTTTGGCGGGCCCGGAAGGATGAAGCAGTCCTGTCTGCTCCGACAGTGCACAGCG CCTGTGTTGCCCCACACAGCGGTGTGCTTCTCGTGTGGGGAGGCGGGGAAGGAGGACACGGTAGACACAGAAGAAGAGAAGTTTAGCCTCTCTCTGATGGAGTGTACCATCTGCAACGAGATCATCCACCCCAGCTGCCTCAAG ATGGGTAAAGCAGAAGGCATCATAAACGATGAGATCCCGAATTGTTGGGAGTGTCCAAAATGCCATAAGGAAGGCAAGACCAGTAAG GACGGGGGTGATGGCTCAGGGAAGAGGCGGATGGACAACGGGGAGGTGGGCCGATGGAAGCTGACCGACGATCCTCCGCCCACCAAAAAGAAACCCCCCTCTTTAGATGACGGGGGGCGGCAGGACGGTCAcaagaggaagaaggagaaggagctTCCCCAGGACAGCGGCCCCAAAAAGAAG ATGAAAGGGGCGCATGAAAAACGCTTGAAAAAG AAACAGAAGCCTAACGTGTCAGAGACTGCAGAGTCCAATGGGCCCAACTCCTCCACCGGGGGCGGCCAGGGTTCCGGAGGGGGTTCCAACTCCACGCAGTCCCCCACCTCTACGGCCAGCCAGGACCAGCGCTCGCACCACCGTGAGAAATTGGAGCGCTTCAAGCGCATGTGCCAGCTCCTTGAGCGTGTCCGCGAGTCCAGCTCATCGAGCTCGTCAAGTTCTGAGTCTGACTCGGAGTCCGACTCTGACTCGCCTTCCGGTTCAGATGGCCGGCGCGGCTCTGAACCGTCCTCCCCCGTACTCGTCACTTATAGCAACAGTGCAAGGGAGCGCAACCGGGAacgggacagggagagggacaggaggctGGCGGAGCTGGGCTTCAGTGCCAGTGAGGACTCTGAGGGAGAGGGAAGtgttaaagaggaggaggaggcggtgGAGGAGCAGGTTGTGGGAGACAAGCCTCGGCGTAGAGGGGAGGGACCTCCACGGGGCCGCAAGGGGCTTACGACGGACGGGAATGatgaggagagtggggagaggagtcGGAAGTCTACCCCATTGCCTCcaccctccccactctcctccacccagcctcCACCTTCCTCCGGCCACGGCCCCTCGCCAGGTTCCGAGGGATTCTCTGGTAAGCGCAGCAACGGCTCTGAGACGCGCAATGGACGGACACGGGCGGGGGTGAGGGACCGGGAGACTCAAGAGAAGGAGAACGCCAACAACAGCAGCGGAGGCTCGGTGGCCAACCACCGACACGGAACTGGCAAGGGCAACAAGGGCAGCAAGATCCGTAGCAACAAGCAAACAGGGTCCCAACCAACATCGAGGAACAGTAGCAACTCTTCCGCTTCTACTGCCACTTCCACATccaatgggggagggggggggctgcTGAGCCCAGGCAGCAACTCCTCAGGGGGCATGTCAGCCCTCGCCGCCTCACCCCGGTCACAGCCGTCCCGGATGGCTCCACGTTCGCAGATGATGAAACGCAGCCCCCCTGCTGTGCCCTCGCCTCCCCGGCCTGTTCAGATGGAGCGGCACTTGGTGCGGCCACCACCCGCCTGCCCCGAGCCccactgcctgcccctggacagCGGCTCCTCCCACGTGATGCCCCGCGACGTCTGGCTCCACGTCTTCCAGCACCTCAGCCAGAGGGAGCTGTGCGTCTGCATGCGGGTCTGTCGGACATGGAGCCGGTG GTGCTGTGATAAGAGATTGTGGAATCAGATTGACCTCAGCCGGCAGCGCTCTATCACCCCTCCTATGCTGAGTGGTATAATCCGCAGGCAACCAGTCTCCCTTAACCTGGGCTATACCAACATCTCGAAGAAGCAGCTCATGTGGCTTATCAACCGTCTACAAG GTCTACTGGAGCTGAATGTGTCAGGCTGTCCCTGGTCCTCTGTGTCGGCCCTGTGTCAGGCTGCTTGTCCCTGCCTGCGTCTGCTCGACCTCAGCCGGATAGAAGACATGAAGGACTCTCACCTGAGGGAGCTCCTGGCGCCCCCTGCTGACACTCGGACAG CTCATGGCGAGAGCAGAGGGGGGCGGTTCCAGAACGTAACAGAGCTGCGATTGGCTGGGCTGGACTTGACAGATGTCACGTCCCGCCTGTTGGTGCGCTACCTGCCCCACTTGACCAAGCTGGACCTGAGTCAGTGTGGCAACATCACGGACCAGACCATCCACACACTGACCTCTCCCATGTCTCCACTGAAAGATAGCCTCACCCACCTCAACCTGGCAGGTAAAGACTACACGGTAAACTGA